A stretch of the Argentina anserina chromosome 6, drPotAnse1.1, whole genome shotgun sequence genome encodes the following:
- the LOC126800913 gene encoding F-box/kelch-repeat protein At3g06240-like — protein sequence MHLSNFMGASSMPVLFKRPVLNDEDNKIIDEREHSRDGGGNVETILSSLDLSNENDEDHLISFVVEDLDPPLPAPLKLNHSSDLIIAGHCDGIICLKLFTGNAILWNPAMKESKLLPKSLLLLPNDDDELLNYELGSYTDNLGFGYDPKGKDYKVVRFVTYNEEYYWFRAEVYSMDSNSWREINTPYDEMTTRAVFQSTNDLSVYFNGICYWQVLGRIPDVEVFLLSFDMGNELFNEIPFPELPDGCRVTTLAIWKEFIVLFTYQEGIGIPQCYDMWVMMDDPGDGKGPWTKHLTIGPVECDGCPLLFHNNCNLFMINNNDGHIVSYNIGTTILKYLPIQFIGYIFYNQALVYRNTIVSIKGGNVLDDIHISAFYGNGMFQSGYRGKVDISTFQDIEKSEL from the coding sequence ATGCACCTTTCTAATTTTATGGGAGCATCTTCTATGCCGGTCCTTTTCAAGCGCCCTGTTCTTAACGATGAAGACAATAAAATCATTGATGAGAGGGAGCATAGTCGGGATGGTGGTGGCAATGTTGAAACTATATTATCTTCGCTTGATCTCTCCAATGAGAATGATGAAGATCACCTTATATCATTTGTAGTTGAGGATCTTGATCCCCCGCTTCCGGCTCCTCTAAAACTGAACCATTCTTCAGATCTCATTATTGCAGGTCACTGTGATGGAATCATCTGTTTAAAACTATTCACTGGTAACGCTATTCTGTGGAATCCAGCTATGAAGGAATCCAAGCTTCTTCCCaagtctcttcttcttcttcccaacGATGACGATGAGTTGCTTAACTATGAATTAGGATCTTACACTGATAATTTGGGATTTGGCTATGATCCCAAAGGTAAAGATTACAAGGTTGTTAGGTTTGTAACTTATAATGAAGAATATTATTGGTTCCGAGCAGAAGTATACAGTATGGATTCTAATTCTTGGAGAGAGATCAACACTCCGTATGATGAAATGACAACTAGAGCAGTTTTCCAATCTACTAATGATTTATCTGTATACTTCAACGGAATATGTTATTGGCAAGTATTAGGGCGCATTCCTGATGTTGAGGtatttcttctttcatttgatatggGTAACGAACTATTTAACGAGATACCGTTTCCAGAATTGCCAGATGGATGTAGAGTGACAACACTTGCAATTTGGAAAGAGTTCATTGTTCTTTTCACCTATCAAGAAGGAATTGGAATTCCTCAATGTTACGATATGtgggtgatgatggatgatcCAGGTGACGGCAAGGGTCCATGGACAAAACATTTGACTATAGGACCGGTGGAATGTGATGGATGTCCATTGCTATTTCACAACAATTGCAACTTATTTATGATTAATAATAATGATGGACATATCGTCTCATATAACATTGGCACAACAATACTGAAGTATCTTCCTATTCAGTTCATTGGATATATCTTCTATAATCAAGCACTCGTTTATAGAAATACTATTGTTTCCATCAAAGGAGGAAACGTACTTGAcgatatacatatttctgctTTTTATGGCAATGGTATGTTTCAATCCGGTTACAGAGGAAAAGTCGATATTTCTACTTTTCAAGACATTGAGAAGTCAGAGCTGTAA